One Anthonomus grandis grandis chromosome 15, icAntGran1.3, whole genome shotgun sequence DNA segment encodes these proteins:
- the LOC126745016 gene encoding glutathione S-transferase 1-like codes for MVINLNVNIMVKKLYMVEGSPVANAILMAARAFDVELELQQLDFAKQEYLEDWYLQINPAHTVPALDDDGFIVWDSHVILIYLAETYGSSSTLFSNIPKVKYKILQMLNFNCGTVFRRLSDCLRPIFYENQKTIEQKYLESLKDSYKVLERILESSKFMAADTMTIADISLFSSIAVTDLILPVTDVEYPRLREWLIDMKNTDLYKAGEQGVDTLKNALDVMLEM; via the exons atggttataaatttaaatgtaaata TTATGGTGAAAAAGCTTTATATGGTTGAGGGTAGTCCGGTGGCGAATGCGATCCTTATGGCAGCCAGAGCTTTTGATGTTGAATTGGAATTGCAGCAGCTCGATTTTGCTAAGCAAGAGTATTTAGAGGATTGGTATCTGCAG atcAATCCTGCTCATACAGTACCGGCGCTAGACGATGATGGATTTATCGTATGGGACAGCCACGTCATTCTAATATATTTAGCAGAAACCTACGGGAGTAGCAGCACGCTGTTCTCTAATATTCCAaaagtgaaatataaaattttacaaatgctCAATTTCAATTGCGGAACCGTTTTTAGGCGATTGAGTGATTGCCTG CGACCAATATTTTACGAGAATCAAAAGACGATAGAGCAAAAGTATTTGGAATCGCTCAAAGACAGTTATAAAGTCTTGGAGCGGATACTTGAATCGTCAAAGTTTATGGCCGCCGATACGATGACTATAGCTGatataagtttattttcatCCATAGCAGTTACCGATTTAATCCTTCCAGTTACCGATGTGGAATATCCAAGACTTAGGGAATGGCTTATTGATATGAAGAACACAGATTTGTATAAAGCGGGAGAACAAGGAGTGGAcactttaaaaaatgcattggATGTTATGCTTGAAATGTAg
- the LOC126745342 gene encoding phospholipase A2-like produces the protein MTKMVIICCFICVLNSSFGAPIENEPDLYELNKSHSTHHSKSKSEGGRLKLIRPIIALIIDIIKILLEPLKLGANTAGAGVSLAKRFLPEPKGLDTNHTFFKGLLEDFKTTVNGIAPGTKWCGAGNIAKDNEDFGIDVESDKCCKNHDLCPMNIAAGEQKYGLKNTGLFTRSECSCDKEFYNCLKKVDSVTTRAIGVTYFNTLGPQCFELVDCSDPKIRCRGWKMRGTQYQWSDNTIF, from the exons ATGACAAAAATGGTTATAATTTGTTGCTTTATTTGTGTATTAAATTCATCCTTTGgag ctccAATCGAAAACGAGCCTGACTTATACGAATTAAATAAATCGCATAGCACGCACCATTCCAAGAGCAAGAGCGAGGGCGGCAGATTGAAATTAATCAGACCAATTATAGCCTTAATAA ttgatattattaaaattttgctggAGCCCTTAAAACTAGGGGCAAACACCGCAGGGGCTGGTGTTTCCTTGGCAAAACGGTTCTTACCGGAACCCAAGGGCCTGGACACCAATCACACCTTTTTTAAAGGGCTTTTAGAGGATTTTAAAACGACCGTTAATGGGATCGCTCCCG GTACCAAATGGTGCGGCGCTGGCAATATCGCTAAAGATAACGAAGACTTTGGAATAGATGTCGAGAGTGACAAGTGTTGTAAAAACCACGATCTATGTCCTATGAATATTGCCGCCGGTGAACAGAAATACGGATTAAAAAACACCGGATTATTCACTCG ATCGGAGTGTTCTTGCGACAAAGAATTTTACAACTGCTTGAAGAAGGTGGATTCGGTAACTACCCGCGCTATTGGAGTTACCTACTTTAACACCCTTGGACCGCAATGTTTTGAACTGGTCGATTGCAGTGAcccaaa gataagATGCAGAGGTTGGAAAATGAGAGGAACCCAGTATCAGTGGTCAGACAATacgatattttga
- the LOC126745287 gene encoding uncharacterized protein LOC126745287, which translates to MPKVLYYAIESPACRAVLVTAESIGVKLNLKHIDLATGEHHTPQFLKINPTHTIPTLDDDGVIITDSHAINAYLVSKYGKNDSLYPKDLVKRSLIDSRLHFDSGVAFAILKITYRAHIYDGQTEYLTPWQKQKIIEVYDFINAYLERTKWIAGDELTIADMSLVTTVNSLETMLEIDSGKYSKIRKWLDAANALPAFAINKEGNEAYKNGWLVVSKHHNMVTTTTFYFFYIFHTTNFLQEEGVTVLLWPPRLPDLDHIEHVYDLMRRILTSPVCWLYIVASLIFKMTKPKLYYAHVSPPSRATLLTIAALNLNVELVPMNLSAGEHLSPQFLKKNPLHTVPTLEDGDLVVFDSHAINAYLVTKYGKNDALYPKDPQKRAIIDQRLHFDSSVLAARMGSVIAAILRGGVKVIEKDKADLIVQGYQSLELLLEGHSYVAGNDLSIADFNVVGTISSCNAAIVPIASNTYPRITAWLSRMQNLPYYETNQTGVDQFKDMIHSKIHL; encoded by the exons ATGCCAAAGGTTTTATATTATGCCATCGAAAGTCCTGCATGTAGGGCTGTCCTGGTAACAGCCGAGTCAATCGGAGTGAAATTGAATCTCAAGCATATTGATTTGGCAACTGGAGAACATCATACACCTCAGTTCCTAAAG aTTAACCCAACACACACCATTCCGACCTTGGATGACGATGGAGTTATAATAACGGACAGCCACGCCATAAACGCTTACTTGGTGTCGAAATATGGAAAGAACGATTCGTTGTATCCAAAAGATTTGGTCAAGCGATCCTTGATCGATTCTCGACTTCATTTTGATAGCGGAGTTGCATTTGCGATATTGAAAATTACTTAT AGAGCCCATATCTACGACGGCCAAACAGAATACCTCACACCATGGCAAAAACAGAAAATCATCGAGGTATACGACTTCATCAACGCTTACCTGGAACGTACCAAATGGATCGCTGGCGATGAATTAACGATCGCTGATATGTCTTTGGTTACCACCGTCAACAGTTTGGAAACCATGCTGGAGATTGACTctggaaaatattcaaaaatcaggAAATGGTTGGATGCAGCCAATGCTTTGCCTGCCTTTGCCATCAATAAGGAGGGAAATGAAGCGTACAAGAATGGTTGGTTAGTTGTGAGCAAGCAT cataataTGGTAACAACGACAACGTTTTACTTTTTCTACATATTCCATACTACGAACTTTCTTCAAGAAGAAGGCGTTACTGTTTTGCTGTGGCCACCCCGTTTACCAGATTTAGATCACATTGAACACGTGTACGATTTGATGAGGAGGATACTAACGTCACCAGTTTGTTGGTTGTACATCGTTGCCAGTTT aatttttaaaatgacaaaaCCAAAGTTATATTATGCCCATGTAAGCCCACCTTCGAGAGCTACGTTGCTCACCATAGCTGCTTTAAATCTGAACGTTGAGTTGGTGCCAATGAATTTGTCGGCTGGTGAACATTTAAGTCCACAGTTCTTAAAG aaaaatcctCTTCACACTGTCCCAACGTTAGAAGATGGTGACCTGGTGGTTTTCGATAGTCACGCAATCAATGCATATCTGGTAACAAAATATGGTAAAAATGACGCCTTGTATCCAAAGGATCCGCAAAAGAGGGCGATCATAGACCAGAGACTACATTTTGATTCTAGTGTGTTGGCTGCACGAATGGGTTCTGTCATC GCTGCAATACTTAGAGGCGGAGTAAAAGTGATCGAAAAAGACAAAGCTGACCTAATCGTCCAAGGATACCAATCACTGGAACTCCTTTTGGAGGGCCACAGCTACGTAGCGGGCAACGATCTCTCCATAGCGGATTTTAACGTTGTCGGTACCATATCCAGCTGCAATGCTGCCATAGTACCGATAGCGTCGAATACATACCCCAGAATCACCGCTTGGTTGTCCAGAATGCAAAATTTGCCTTACTATGAAACCAATCAGACGGGCGTGGATCAGTTTAAGGATATGATTCAtagtaaaatacatttataa